DNA from Triticum aestivum cultivar Chinese Spring chromosome 7D, IWGSC CS RefSeq v2.1, whole genome shotgun sequence:
CGCCGTCTTCCAGGATCCTGACGACCCCTCGCGGATCTCTTTCTTGCAGACTACTATCCTCTTCCCCATCGCAGTCTCCCCTCGTTCCGGTCTCCGCCATGGCCTCCCCGGGCGCTGCTGGCGAGGCGGCTTCCAGGAAGAAGCTTCTCATATTCGACGCCGAGAAGGACCTGGCGGCGTCTCTGGCCGAGCACGCGGCGGGACTGTCGGAGAAGTTCGCCGCCGAGAGGAGCGCTTTCACAGTCGTGCTCTCCGGCGGCTCTCTCATCAAAGCTCTGAGGTTCTTGGACCTCCTCGAGAATGAACACCGCACATTTCTTGCTTGGCTCTCGCGGGATTATGGGCCGGGAAGAggtctaatttatttatttattttttggcaTCACAGGAAACTGGCTGAGCCGCCGTACCTGGAGGCGGTGGACTGGAGCAGATGGCACGTTTTCTGGGCGGACGAGAGGGTGGTTCCCAAGGACCACGCGGACAGTAACTACAAACTTGCCATGGATGAGTTTCTCTCTAAGGTGCTCGTATGGATAATCTTTGATGAACTTACTGTTGGGTGGTTAAAAGATGGGTACAAACGGAAATGGGACTTCAATGACTAAGCCGTGACAGTAACTGGATATTCTGATGTTTTGTGTAGATTATATGCTATTATTTGCGTTCTGTTGGGCTTGTCATTATTTATGGTTACGGTTCTGTTGATATGAGTGATTAACTTTATGTGATGGATAGTTTGTGAAAATGTAGAATACTGGGTTTACTAGGATTGAACCCATTGTAAAAAAAACCTAGAGTTGAACCTGCACATGCACATTGTCACATTATTGTAATTTTAGTGGTGTATAAAGTAGGGAACTTCCGTCAGCTACTACATAATTCTTGGGATTGTGGACATAAATTAGAGAGCTGAATTATGCCTTTAGTAGAAATCTCAGTGAATAAGCAAAGATTGTTTCCTGGGAAATAACTTTGGAGACAATATCACATCCACTGACCATTGTCCATCTAAAAACTTTGTTATTAGCTTTCAGTAAAGCTAGGTAGGTTGCCTTTTCTCTGAAAAGTTGTTCATCTAAATTATGGAAGATTGTACTTAATTGGTTTTGTGTTGAGTTAAGTTATAGTAAGAAATCTAGAGCGGTCTAGAACTGAAAATTTATAGATTTGATCACTCAGATATTTATGTTGGATGGTCGATTCTATGGGGAAAGAATTGAGGTGTCATGGCATTCTTATAGGTTACATTTGGCAATTGGCTCTCATATTTAGAAGATAAGATTAGCCTTAGTGGTACACCATATAATCGAGTTGAGAGAGAGTTGTGTTCCTGGGGTTTTCTTTGTTAGCTCAGAAAAGAATATTTGTATGAGTATGAGTATGTAGTCTTTTCTATATGTTTATTTTGTCAATCAAACTAAAACCACACGTCATATTTGTACTGTTGAATTCAACTTGAACTTTGCTACATGTGTTACATAAATTTTCGAATTTCATATCTGTATCATCATTATATTTGTTTGAGTGTATCATCATTATATTAACATCATGCATTCTAGTTATATGCCATCAATAAGAAATCTTCTCCATTGACAGGATTGTACTCACATTTTTCTTTCTATATGTCAAATATAGGTGCCGGTTCCTGCTAACCAAGTTTACGCCATGAATGATGCACTGTCGGTTGAAGGAGCTGCGGATGACTATGAAAATTGTTTAAAGCAACTCATCAAGAATGGTGTGATTGCGGTGTCACCAGTAACTGGGTTCCCAAAGTTTGACCTTATGCTTTTGGGGATGGGCCCTGATGGCCATATCGCCTCCCTCTTCCCTGGACACCCTATTGTCAACGAAAACCAGAAGTTGGTCACCTGTGTCAAGGATTCTCCAAAGCCACCACCAGAGAGAATAACATTCACATTCCCTGTGATCAATTCGTCGGCACATATCGCACTTATGGTCACTGGTGCTGGGAAAGCTGGTGCAGTTCACAAAGCGCTTTCAGGCAATGAAAGTTCATCAGATTTGCTGCCCGTTGAGATGGTTGAGCCGCAAGACGGAGAGATGACCTGGTTCACTGACAAGCCAGCTATGTCAATGTTGTCAAGGATCTGAAGCCTGTTATGCTATAAATTTGAAACTTCCACCTTCAGGATTCCGTTAGATCCGTGCTTGCACTGTTCATATCTATGTTGAAAAAAATGAGCTGATTTTGTAGCATATAGTAGAGCGTAAATGTGCAGCACATTACAGTTTATTCATAATATGAGTAAGTAATGGCCATGTTATGGGATATATGTTCGTCGGGTATTTAGATTTGTGTTTGTAAATGCTATTCAGTATTTGGTACTGTTTCCATATTCTACCCAGAATGTTCTTTGGACTAAGGTTGCCTTAATTCAACACTATTAGCGTTCTGCACTTGTCTCGGTTGCTCCACGATTGCTGTTATCCCATCTGTCTACTCCTTCCATTTCAATGAATAAGGCGCGCATGAAATTCATTCCAATAAATAAGGTGTGTATGCTTTTTAAAATCCAACTTCGACCGTAAATTAGATCACTAATATACAATTTTTGACATAAAAATTATACTATCGAAAGCTCCCTTTCAATACAAATTCAACAGTGTGATTTTTTATCACATAATATAATCCACATTTGATTGTTCTAATTTATGTTCAAAGTTGAAATTTAGAATGTGTGCGTGTCTTATTCATTTGAATGGAGGGACTGCATTTTTGGTTCTCAGTCGTAGGTTCAGGCTGAACTAAGATCCGCGTTCTCAGATGTAGGTTCAGGTTGAACTAAGATCCCTGTCATGCATTCCGCAACACATTCTACGACTAGATTATTAAGCATTTCGTGACAGCAGTTTATTTCTAAaccaaggcaaaagatttgcctcatccggTGATTAAGAGTTGTAGGTTCTGATTGAACTAAGATCCCTGTGATGCATTCCGTAACACATTTTACGACTAGATGATCAGGCATTTTGTGACAACAGTTTAAatcaaggcaaaagatttgcctcaacCACTGGCTAGGCAAAAGAGAGTTTTAGTTAATTAACGAAAAACCGGGTAAAAACTGACACAAATCGTTGCATGGCACATATAGAATACCTCACACAGACCTCAACAAAGAGAGCCTCATCGAGATAGCATACTTCGTCATCATCTCCGCATCTCCCCAAGCTGGCTTCATCACCATTCCTAATTCCCGAGCAAGCGACTACAACTTTATAGCAAATAATCGTCAACCCTCACGTGAAGGTTTGTGCCAGAACTTAGCTAATCGTGACAAGGACAACGCAACTCTGACTTTGACGGAGAGCTATGAAGGAGAACTATACAAGGCTCGCGCCGTCGAAGACGACCGAACATACCACTTGTTGCCCATCATCGTTGCCAACAGTGCGCCGTTGCCGCAGCTCTGACTTTACATCAACAACCAAATTGAGGCAATCCCACTGGCACGACGGAGGAGAGCCGACTACCACAACCATTGTTGTGACTCTGACATCACTCACCTTTGTTTGCGGAGGTTATATTATGAGGCACTTTTCTAATTTTGCCACGATGGAGGAGGTAACTGCAGCTGCCATTTCTACACTTCTAGAGTACAGCAATCCGCTTCAGATCACGTAACAAATCTGGCACGGTGTAAATGGCAGCATTTTTATCTAAGCAGAAGTATAAGGAATTTCATTAAATCTAATTAGATAGGGTAATCTCCTCTTTGTAGCTTACTGATGGTGCTAACTGCCGCGTCTTCTTTTCCCCTCTTTCCCAAACATGAGCACATAATAAGAATGtaaatgtgtgaatgtgtagtagACATGGTTTTGGAGGACCTATACCAAGATGGTGTATGTACTGGGGGTGCGATGGAGAGACGcctagatagagagagagaatgtATGCGCATGAGAGAGAAGAGGGTCGGGTGAGGGAGCGTAAGAGACGAAGAGGAAGTCATAGAGATGGTGCgtgtgtatgagagagagagagtgagcgagagagatagggagagagagaaggagggataAAGAGTCATGACGAGAAAGTGTGTGTGTGAAAATGGAGCGGGAAACCTAAAgagatgaaagtgcgttatatcgactNNNNNNNNNNNNNNNNNNNNNNNNNNNNNNNNNNNNNNNNNNNNNNNNNNNNNNNNNNNNNNNNNNNNNNNNNNNNNNNNNNNNNNNNNNNNNNNNNNNNNNNNNNNNNNNNNNNNNNNNNNNNNNNNNNNNNNNNNNNNNNNNNNNNNNNNNNNNNNNNNNNNNNNNNNNNNNNNNNNNNNNNNNNNNNNNNNNNNNNNNNNNNNNNNNNNNNNNNNNNNNNNNNNNNNNNNNNNNNNNNNNNNNNNNNNNNNNNNNNNNNNNNNNNNNNNNNNNNNNNNNNNNNNNNNNNNNNNNNNNNNNNNtgaataggcgatttttatgaaatcttcactgaggaatttgccggtgaggaaattccttagcgaagaactacttgcagcggaataagtactcagaagtaaacataacagaacacaagcatggtcatcatgatgaaatgaagacaagcacagagtacagaaggcgtaatcacaggataacaccggatgaagacaaacagactgaagaaattgaactgaggaaattgagaaagtcttcagtcaaggtCTTCAAACAGAGATATGAACAagcgcacaacacagttatgaggaaatgaaagagttgaaggaatagaaccagtaagcttggtgaagacaatgatttggtagaccagttccaactgctgtctcagttgtacatctggttggagcggctaggtatttaaatctgaggacacacagtcccgggcacacagtcctcaccgtattctccttgagctaaggtcacacagacctcgcccaatcactcgtggtaagtcttcaggtgacttccgaaccttcacaaactcggtcactcagcgatccacaattcctcttggatgctctaaaccatgacgcctaaccgtctggaagaagcacagtcttcaaaggtaacaagcgtcggatccacgcaggatcaatctcttcagtgatgctcaatcactttgggtttgtaggtgtttgggtttgggttttcctcactcgatgattttcgctcaaagtcctcggaagatgggatgctctcaaatgacaagtgtcagtttctctcgaagcagccaaccagctagtggttgtagggggggctatttatagcctagggagcagcccgacatgataagacataaatgcccttcaatgatatgaccgttaggtcggtagatattttgggacagctagcgcatagcacagcaacggtcggaaatttgagtatcaaattcctcagggctatcatgttcctcactgtgtaggcaatccgcactggcaaattcctaattcctcagtcagaacaaattcctcagcgaccagaagaacttcgtctctgtcactgaagaaattgactgaactgtatgagatttccaatggcttcactcgaagggattggtaggtgtaggattttgagttgagcatcacttggaaaattttcctttgtatttcctcgaccccctttaacagtacggtgtttcctatgactcaagaaagagaaaacgaaactacgaaaacaaaagtcttcacgcttcatgttcctcaaatgaataccaagtcttcaaggtcacaccaatttcttcactttcaaagtcttcagaaagtcttcagaaatacaaagtcttcagtcgaagaacttcattttaggggtcgactttctctgtaaatatcaaactcctcatagacttatagacctgtgtacactcataaacacattagacccttaacctataagtcttcaatacaccaaaatcactaaggggcactagatgcacttacaatctccccctttttggtgattgatgacaatataggttaagttttcaacggggataaacaaatgaagtgtaaatactgagattgaggaatttgattgcaagatatagaagaactccccctgaagatgtgcatagtgaggaatttgcttttgaagcaatgcacacttgaagagtcgaatcatggagatctccccctatatcttgtaattcatacacgcatttgacatataatatgaagaatttgaaatgcatgatgaaatatggtgactggtgtcattcagcatgcgtgcaataacattaatgaggaataagcatgcagaagaaaacagcaaaagtatcaggccaccatagagtttaagtttacaactcgatccaataaagtctcagacgAACGAGaattgtaacttagcaaaaaaaacgcccatatagatagacccgcttgaagactaactcaaatttctccccctttgtcatcgaatgaccaaaaggatcaaaaatgaggactaacgcccctgaagaataccAAGTTGGTGAAGGatcgccagcgttgttggggtcgtttgttgatgtagcccctgctgcagtgtcgtccaagtcttcatgctcgtcggtttcgcgcgatgaagaataggagctggccaccaaggaaggaaccttgaccttcttgtatttcttcggtggaggtgcagaccagtcaaagtcctccttgagacccatttgcttcagatcttcttcaccatatacatgtgacagaatagcccaggtgcgaccgaagacctCATGGAGGTAGTAacggtttttcttcactgcattgtgtgtagcagtcatttgtgaagaattgaaccaaattgacgcttaacccatttatggtttcgatccaccttctcgtgaagacttagcagaagctcacggtcagtcatcacacgaggagcagtggcttgaggatttggcttggaggcatgggcagcagaatcatgagtggcagagtcatcattggtggaataagatgcagctttgcgaaactaaccatccaatggacgaatgccttcatcaataacagctgctgccttgcccttttcatcagccgaggaataggtccgcttgaggacttcaatcgggggcaagtagctgaggtgattctggaaatcagccttgtagttgagtgaagaccttgtcctgaggaatctcataatccaaggtgcataaggcttcagctcaaacggagaaagtgcaacatttgccagagtcctcatgaagaaatcatgatagttgatgggtatgccatgaatgatgttgaataccagattcttcatgatgccaacaatttcctcatcagatgaatcgtggcctttgattggactcatagtcttcgtcagaatgcgatagactgtccttggtacatattgcaattccttcacgaggaattttgtccttgaggcttgaccaggtttcaatggcttcatcagcacttgcatatagtgatctgtaagctcaggctcttggtacatgcaacgagctccttcaggtggaggactgatgggcagggcatgaagtaattcagaggccgatgctttgtagtgagtgttttcggtcatccagtccaaaacctaGGAGTTCACATcatcagcatctcctgtgatgtgcagtgttctgtagaattgaagaatgagctcttcattccaatcaactatgtctgtgcaaaagttgaggaggcctgtgtcatgaagtacactgaggacaggtgtgaagcatggcagtgattccatgtccacatgaggaatatgctcgtggtcgaagactttgtccttgttgaagagcagtgaagaatagaagttggcctggctggcggtccagaagcgcttccttctaagatgagcagaatcatagggattgtagtcagtgaagaacacgtgctcgctgaagaaatcatcagccttgaatttctgcttctttgagaatggatcctttggtttgggctgaggagtgtcagtcaattgcattattacctcaggaatcacaatctcaggctccacaggctgaggaatttcagcttcttcttcaatgacagcctgggtcttcaattcttcatttacattttcttcagcactagtggctggaatttcttcatggaaagacggtgtggcatgtggttcatcagatcccatttgaactgtagttactGGGGACTGGGGAATCTGTTGCAACGgtgtgaacagtggagagttggggtgctgactttcctaaaagtcatcattcagcacaggtgtggtacagccaatgtccacatcctcatcttccatttcttcgacgccggcctcttcagcagtaaactgaggcataggcgaggaaacaactggagttgaagggattgcatccacttcaatttcttcatccaactgctccgacgaagcagcagaaggattttcttcgtcggattcgctaggaatcacatattcgtcatcataaggaacaaggtcctttggtggcatggttgagataggaacaacatcaatggggtttgcaaacgAGA
Protein-coding regions in this window:
- the LOC123167778 gene encoding probable 6-phosphogluconolactonase 3, chloroplastic; this encodes MSTATGAAASNSLSPTTSRRSSPSSRILTTPRGSLSCRLLSSSPSQSPLVPVSAMASPGAAGEAASRKKLLIFDAEKDLAASLAEHAAGLSEKFAAERSAFTVVLSGGSLIKALRKLAEPPYLEAVDWSRWHVFWADERVVPKDHADSNYKLAMDEFLSKVPVPANQVYAMNDALSVEGAADDYENCLKQLIKNGVIAVSPVTGFPKFDLMLLGMGPDGHIASLFPGHPIVNENQKLVTCVKDSPKPPPERITFTFPVINSSAHIALMVTGAGKAGAVHKALSGNESSSDLLPVEMVEPQDGEMTWFTDKPAMSMLSRI